In Gadus chalcogrammus isolate NIFS_2021 chromosome 11, NIFS_Gcha_1.0, whole genome shotgun sequence, a single window of DNA contains:
- the LOC130392490 gene encoding potassium voltage-gated channel subfamily S member 2-like codes for MTLGQGVGGLGAGAYIQEDAAIRINVGGFKKKLWSNTLSRFPETRLARLLTCQSKESILELCDDYDDAEKEFYFDRNPALFPYVLNFYNTGRLHVMAELCIFSFSQEIEYWGINEFFIDSCCSNAYHCRKMDPERREDWEDRSEEGSTTSSFDELLEFYNDASKFDKQPLGSARRHVWLMLDNPGYSVASRVISILSILVVLGSIATMCMNSMSEYSLVDAEGQLVEDPRFETVEHVGIGWFTFELAARFVVAPDLLRFFEHPLNIIDLVSILPFYLTLVINLVAESSPALANLGRVAQVLRLMRIFRILKLARHSTGLRSLGATLKNSYKEVGLLLLYLAVGVSFFSVMAYTVEKEDSEDLSTIPACWWWATVSMTTVGYGDVVPTSIAGKLTASACILAGILVVVLPITLIFNKFSLFYKRQKQLEIAMRSCDFDEGIKEVPSVNLRNYYAHKVKSLMVSLSNMSRSSPSEHSLNESIN; via the coding sequence atGACTCTGGGTCAGGGCGTCGGGGGGCTTGGCGCCGGGGCCTACATCCAGGAGGACGCCGCCATACGCATCAACGTGGGCGGCTTCAAGAAGAAGCTGTGGTCCAACACGCTGTCCCGCTTCCCCGAGACCCGGCTGGCGCGCCTGCTCACCTGCCAGTCCAAGGAGTCCATCCTGGAGCTGTGCGACGACTACGACGACGCCGAGAAGGAGTTCTACTTCGACCGCAACCCGGCGCTCTTCCCCTACGTGCTCAACTTCTACAACACGGGCCGGCTGCACGTCATGGCCGAGCTGTGCATCTTCTCCTTCAGCCAGGAGATCGAGTACTGGGGCATCAACGAGTTCTTCATCGACTCGTGCTGCAGCAACGCCTACCACTGCCGCAAGATGGACCCGGAGCGgcgggaggactgggaggaccgCTCCGAGGAgggcagcaccacctcctccttcgaCGAGCTGCTGGAGTTCTACAACGACGCGTCCAAGTTCGACAAGCAGCCGCTGGGCAGCGCCCGCCGCCACGTCTGGCTGATGCTGGACAACCCGGGCTACTCGGTGGCGAGCCGCGTCATCAGCATCCTGTCCATCCTGGTGGTGCTGGGCTCCATCGCCACCATGTGCATGAACAGCATGAGCGAGTACAGCCTGGTGGACGCCGAGGGTCAGCTGGTGGAGGACCCCCGCTTCGAGACGGTGGAGCACGTGGGCATCGGCTGGTTCACCTTCGAGCTGGCGGCGCGCTTCGTGGTGGCGCCGGACCTCCTGCGCTTCTTCGAGCACCCGCTGAACATCATCGACCTGGTGTCCATCCTGCCCTTCTACCTCACGCTGGTCATCAACCTGGTGGCGGAGAGCAGCCCGGCGCTGGCCAACCTGGGCCGGGTGGCGCAGGTGCTGCGGCTGATGAGGATATTCCGCATCCTGAAGCTGGCGCGCCACTCCACGGGGCTGCGCTCGCTGGGCGCCACGCTGAAGAACAGTTACAAGGAGgtgggcctgctgctgctctaCCTGGCCGTGGGGGTGTCCTTCTTCTCCGTGATGGCGTacaccgtggagaaggaggacagcGAGGACCTGTCCACCATCCCGGCGTGCTGGTGGTGGGCCACGGTGAGCATGACCACGGTTGGCTACGGGGACGTGGTGCCCACGTCGATCGCGGGGAAGCTGACGGCGTCGGCGTGCATCTTGGCCGGCATCCTGGTGGTGGTCCTCCCGATCACGCTGATCTTCAACAAGTTCTCCTTGTTTTACAAGAGGCAGAAGCAGTTGGAGATCGCGATGAGGAGCTGCGATTTCGACGAGGGTATCAAAGAGGTGCCGTCGGTCAACCTGAGAAACTATTACGCACACAAGGTGAAGTCTCTGATGGTGAGCTTGTCCAACATGAGCCGGAGTTCCCCGAGCGAACACAGTCTGAACGAGTCAATAAACTAG